TGACGACGATTCCTCTCAATGGTTTCCTGAATGACTCGATCGGCTCCTTCCAGCTCCTCCTCGTACCAGCGAGAGTGATAATCATTATGGTAAACGTCGGGAGGGATTTGCGTGAGTGGTTCCAACACGGAATGGTCTTTTCCCCATGTCCAAATGCGCGCAACCACCGAAAGGCCTAGTTGCAGCGGATGCTTTTCCAGTTCTTTTCGATCTAGTCGAATTCGCACCCCTAACCTCTCCACAACATGGATGTAATTTCCTGTGGCGTTATCGGGAGGCAAAAGGGAAAAAACGCTTCCCGTTCCGGGTAGAAGACCTTCAACTATTCCGTGATAGGTAATGCGCCTTCCCTGAAGATCAACCACAACAGACGCTGGTTGTCCGGGACGGACACGGCGAAGCTCGGTTTCCCGGTAGTTGGCCACAACCCAAACGTAGTCCAACGGGACGATCGTCATCAGGAGCTTTTCGGGTGAGATCTGGTCTCCTGGTTGCACGGTCCGTTTGGCCACGTAGCCCGAAACGGGGGCGACAACGTTGCGGCGAACCCAATCCAGATAAGCGTCTCTCACGTGAGCCGCAGCGAGGGTCACCAAGGGATTGTCGTAGACCGATGTGCCGTGAACCATGGCATCGGCGCCAGCCAGGTCCGCTTCCAGCTGGCGGATCGTAGCTTCTAGTTCCTGCACCTTCCACTGGGTGTCCACCGCCTGTTGTTGGGAAATGACTCCGCTTTGGCTCCCACTGCGGTACAGGGACAAATCGTATTTGAGCCTTTCCAATTCGGCTTTCTGGGAAGCAATCTTATGGCGCAACGATTCTACCTGGCTAAAAAGATTCTCAACCTTGCGAACTGCATTTCCTAGCTCGGATATTGCCCGTTCTAACGCCACTTTTTGTTTGAGCCCATCCAGCCGTACAACGACCTCCCCCTTGCGGACGAATTGGGTGTCCTCGTAGCGGACTTCAACCACTGTCCCGCTGGTTTGGGCTTTGACGGGGGCCACGTTTCCTGTTACGTAGGCGTCATTGGTGGTGACCCACAGGCTTTCGTAGAGGAACCAGGCTAGAAGAACCAGCGCGAGTACAACAGTAAGGACCTTGGCTGTCAAGGGGACGGCTTCCCATCCTTCCTCTCTTAGAGCCTTGCCCCACGCTTGGGCCCGCAGGGAAAAGGAACGAAGACGCTTTTGAAGTTTGCGTAGCGCAAAGGCACCCCTGTGGTTGCTCTGCGAATTAGGCGGCTCTAGGTCTTCGGAAGGAAAGTCCTTCATCTCTTTTTGTAGCCGTTTGTTTTGAGTGGATTGGGGCGGCTCAGCCACACCAAAAGAGCCATCGCCAAAAAAATCCATGCACAGATCCGGAACGCATCGTCCAGAGCAAGGACCGTTGCCCGATCGAGTGCCTGGCGGTCCAAAAGCTTAAGAAGCTTTTCCTTTGAAATACCGGCCGATGCCCATTGAGAAAAAAGTTCCGAAAGAAACGGATGATTGGGCGGCAGCCACTCGACCAAGCGCCATTTATGGAATGCGGAACGGTGGTAGAGGATGGTTCCAATGATGGGAGAAGACCAGCCTTGCAACGTTACACGAAGAGCACCGGAAAGCTCCACAGCAGCGGCTTCCTTCGCAGGGGAAAGCCCTGCTACAGCAATGCGCGTTAGCGGTAAGAGGAAGGTCCCTAACCAGATCCCCTGGACAATCTGAAGTCCAACATAATCAAGCCAGAAGGAACGCTTCCGGAAAAAGTCATACGAGCTTACCAATAAGCAGTACAAGGCAAAGACAAGGAGATTACACGAGGCGAGGATTCTTGCGTCAAAACGATGAAAGAAACGGACTCCAGCGTAAACAAGCGGCTGTGAGATAAACACCATAGGTACGTAGATGAATCCCGCTAGGAGTGGGTCAAATCCCC
This genomic window from Candidatus Methylacidithermus pantelleriae contains:
- a CDS encoding efflux RND transporter periplasmic adaptor subunit is translated as MKDFPSEDLEPPNSQSNHRGAFALRKLQKRLRSFSLRAQAWGKALREEGWEAVPLTAKVLTVVLALVLLAWFLYESLWVTTNDAYVTGNVAPVKAQTSGTVVEVRYEDTQFVRKGEVVVRLDGLKQKVALERAISELGNAVRKVENLFSQVESLRHKIASQKAELERLKYDLSLYRSGSQSGVISQQQAVDTQWKVQELEATIRQLEADLAGADAMVHGTSVYDNPLVTLAAAHVRDAYLDWVRRNVVAPVSGYVAKRTVQPGDQISPEKLLMTIVPLDYVWVVANYRETELRRVRPGQPASVVVDLQGRRITYHGIVEGLLPGTGSVFSLLPPDNATGNYIHVVERLGVRIRLDRKELEKHPLQLGLSVVARIWTWGKDHSVLEPLTQIPPDVYHNDYHSRWYEEELEGADRVIQETIERNRRHPEKELQTLGSMP